A region from the Francisella orientalis FNO12 genome encodes:
- the pheA gene encoding prephenate dehydratase translates to MIKVSFQGEHGAYSEQAITSFLNQQNIKDFQTIPCFSFSEAIEYTITGKSNFVMIPVENSLAGSVVPANDELIKSNLKVKAEVVLKIKHCLMGLEGVQFSDVKSVISHPQALSQCSTSLNKLKLVPEAFVDTAGAAKYIFEKNIKEHLAIAGELAAKTYGLKIFQEEFEDEHFNYTRFLLMGYDDIQLDSDNNKYKTTLIFSVEDKSNALVNTLNVFGKHNINLTKIESRLSRNRAWNYLFFIDIEGSEDDENVQKALLEVLKKSTFLKVLGSYKSYHYN, encoded by the coding sequence ATGATTAAAGTATCTTTTCAGGGTGAGCATGGAGCTTACTCTGAGCAGGCAATAACTAGTTTTTTAAATCAACAAAATATCAAAGATTTTCAGACTATTCCATGTTTCTCATTTTCTGAAGCTATTGAATACACAATAACTGGTAAGTCAAATTTTGTCATGATCCCTGTTGAAAACTCATTAGCAGGATCTGTTGTACCTGCTAATGATGAGTTAATCAAAAGTAATTTAAAAGTAAAAGCTGAAGTAGTATTAAAAATTAAGCATTGCTTAATGGGATTAGAAGGGGTTCAGTTTTCTGATGTCAAAAGTGTAATATCTCATCCGCAAGCACTATCACAATGCTCAACAAGTCTTAATAAATTAAAGCTTGTTCCAGAAGCATTTGTTGATACTGCAGGAGCGGCAAAGTATATTTTTGAAAAAAATATAAAAGAACATTTAGCAATAGCTGGGGAACTTGCTGCAAAAACATACGGATTAAAGATTTTCCAAGAGGAGTTTGAAGACGAGCACTTTAATTATACACGTTTCTTATTAATGGGATATGATGATATCCAGCTCGACTCGGATAACAATAAATATAAAACAACATTAATTTTTTCTGTTGAAGATAAGTCAAATGCACTTGTAAATACTTTGAATGTATTTGGTAAACATAATATTAATCTTACAAAAATAGAGTCTAGACTATCAAGAAATAGAGCTTGGAATTATCTGTTTTTTATAGATATTGAGGGATCTGAGGATGATGAAAATGTTCAGAAAGCTTTATTAGAAGTACTTAAGAAGAGCACTTTCTTAAAAGTTTTAGGTTCATACAAGAGTTATCATTATAATTAA
- a CDS encoding aminotransferase class V-fold PLP-dependent enzyme, with protein MYDVKKIREDFPFLSQTINDKPVVFFDTGASAQKPQIVIDAVADAYKFNYANVHRGVYELSQKASDKYENVRVKVQHFINAKSADEIVLTKGTTESINLLASSIGKSMVSSGDDIIVTEMEHHANFVPWQILCEEKQLVFKVAKVEDNGELNVQNLLSLVTNKTKVIALTLCSNVLGTINPVKKIIQEVKKINPKTLIVVDGAQAVIHSKVDVQDLNCDFFVFSSHKLYGPTGVGVLYGKYELLEKMPPYNYGGDMVNDVTIDKTTFALPPYKFEAGTPDIVGSIGFGEAIDYVNSVGMENIASHEKKLLEYATNELKKIDGLRIIGEAPNKAGVITFVVDGCNAGDIGELLAIKGMCVRTGKHCAHPLLYRMGATSTVRKSFGMYNTIDEVDLFIKALKKVISQLK; from the coding sequence ATGTATGATGTGAAAAAAATTCGAGAAGATTTTCCATTTCTTAGTCAAACTATCAACGATAAACCAGTTGTTTTTTTTGATACTGGGGCTTCAGCTCAGAAGCCACAAATAGTTATTGATGCTGTGGCAGATGCATATAAATTTAATTATGCAAATGTTCATAGAGGTGTTTATGAGCTAAGTCAAAAAGCAAGCGATAAGTATGAAAATGTGCGTGTAAAAGTTCAACATTTTATAAATGCTAAATCAGCAGATGAAATTGTATTAACTAAAGGAACTACTGAATCAATCAATTTATTGGCGAGCTCTATTGGTAAGTCTATGGTTTCTAGTGGTGATGATATTATTGTTACTGAAATGGAGCATCATGCTAATTTTGTACCATGGCAAATACTTTGTGAAGAGAAACAGTTAGTTTTTAAAGTTGCAAAAGTTGAAGATAACGGTGAACTTAATGTACAGAATCTTTTATCTCTAGTTACAAACAAAACTAAAGTTATAGCACTGACATTATGTTCAAATGTATTAGGAACTATTAATCCTGTCAAAAAGATAATACAAGAAGTCAAAAAAATTAATCCAAAGACATTGATAGTTGTTGATGGGGCGCAAGCAGTAATACACTCAAAGGTTGATGTTCAAGATCTAAACTGTGATTTCTTTGTATTCTCTAGTCATAAATTATATGGTCCAACTGGAGTAGGAGTCTTGTATGGTAAATACGAATTGTTAGAGAAAATGCCTCCGTATAATTATGGTGGAGATATGGTTAATGATGTAACAATCGATAAAACAACATTTGCATTACCGCCGTATAAATTCGAAGCAGGAACACCTGACATAGTTGGTTCTATAGGTTTTGGTGAAGCCATAGATTATGTTAATTCAGTTGGTATGGAAAATATCGCAAGTCATGAAAAAAAACTATTAGAATATGCAACAAATGAATTAAAAAAAATTGATGGTTTAAGAATAATAGGTGAAGCGCCAAATAAGGCAGGTGTTATAACATTTGTAGTTGATGGTTGTAATGCCGGAGATATAGGAGAGCTGTTGGCAATCAAAGGGATGTGTGTTAGGACAGGTAAACACTGTGCACATCCTCTACTATACAGAATGGGTGCTACATCAACAGTGCGTAAGTCATTTGGTATGTATAATACTATTGATGAAGTAGACTTATTTATTAAAGCATTGAAAAAAGTAATATCTCAATTAAAATAG
- a CDS encoding glutathione S-transferase family protein codes for MIHLHQLPRLKGRNYSCSPFCLKLELYLKATDLSYQNHFSLEFNKSPTGKIPYIETMGKKFADSNLIIEMLDKQNHNNLDEHLNSEQKAISTAFIRLCEDSLYWVGVYSRWADKGNYTWRKDFLESTKLPKAMASIVYPVAKRNILRQLKAAGVTNLTNNEIYSKAERDLKAIADYLGEKEYFFNSKLSLVDLVVFSFLINIADGSCGRRLQNFLVSLKLDNFIKNMQESFELDF; via the coding sequence TCATTTACACCAATTACCAAGGTTAAAAGGCAGAAATTATAGCTGTAGTCCTTTTTGTTTAAAACTTGAATTATATTTAAAAGCCACAGATTTAAGTTATCAGAATCATTTTAGTTTGGAGTTTAATAAGTCACCAACAGGTAAGATACCATATATAGAGACTATGGGGAAGAAATTTGCTGATAGCAATCTCATTATCGAAATGTTGGATAAGCAAAATCATAATAATTTGGATGAGCATCTAAATTCTGAGCAAAAAGCCATATCTACAGCATTTATAAGACTATGTGAGGATAGCTTGTATTGGGTTGGAGTATATAGTCGTTGGGCTGATAAAGGTAATTATACATGGAGGAAGGATTTTCTAGAATCCACTAAACTACCAAAGGCCATGGCAAGTATAGTTTATCCTGTTGCAAAGAGAAATATTCTGCGCCAATTAAAGGCTGCTGGTGTTACAAACCTAACCAATAATGAAATTTATTCAAAAGCTGAGCGTGATTTAAAGGCTATAGCAGATTATTTGGGTGAAAAAGAGTATTTCTTCAATTCTAAGCTATCATTAGTAGACTTGGTAGTGTTTAGCTTTCTAATTAATATTGCTGACGGCAGTTGTGGGCGAAGACTGCAGAACTTTTTGGTTAGTCTTAAACTTGATAATTTTATTAAAAATATGCAAGAATCATTTGAGCTTGATTTTTAA
- a CDS encoding APC family permease, with the protein MEKKSLSTLSLVAMGVGAIMGSGWMFAAQYTSQEAGPGSILSWIVGAILMVFIALVFAEVCSIVPVEGSTSRIPHITHGTMTSYMFAWITWISYLVLAPIEVQAVIQYLAVFYPSLIDASRDGALSMAGLPLAIIFLLGFCVINFYSLKWLAKINNIVTLFKVAVPIFISIVFIIFCFSLPALKDVKAEELSFMPFGFNGVLAAVSVGGIAYAFTGFKTIVELAGSTKNPKKSIPVATVGAVLICLVIFLFLQAAYLLVMSKFVHNNDWQGVVMPGATSSGFGPFAVMAQSFGVKWVMYPLYFGAIVFPLMAGLIYFSIAMKSLGAMVHNGYLPSILGKLSPIMQKPIYAIGLNFLIALVMFAPFPGWKEMATFLTSLIALTYITGPTSTMALRHHLPDMHRPFRLKGAYLLSTLGMFAATLVFLWSGWAIVSKAGIALIIALVMLGVYRTFRKDRSEEIHWNLRESIWFWIYIVLVTLVSYFSSFGGTGDFDLYWSSAIILVISFIVVTIAKNLCLPAEDMQEGIKKVVSDDNYI; encoded by the coding sequence ATGGAAAAGAAAAGTCTTTCCACCCTTAGCTTAGTAGCTATGGGTGTTGGTGCTATTATGGGATCAGGATGGATGTTCGCAGCTCAGTATACTTCTCAAGAAGCTGGGCCAGGATCTATTCTTTCTTGGATAGTTGGTGCTATTTTAATGGTCTTTATAGCTTTAGTATTTGCTGAGGTTTGTTCAATTGTACCTGTTGAGGGATCTACCTCTCGTATTCCTCATATTACACATGGAACTATGACAAGCTATATGTTTGCATGGATTACTTGGATATCATACTTAGTTTTGGCACCAATAGAAGTTCAAGCCGTTATTCAATATTTAGCCGTATTTTATCCTTCGCTTATCGATGCTAGTAGAGATGGTGCTTTGTCGATGGCTGGATTACCTTTAGCGATAATCTTTCTTTTAGGATTCTGTGTTATTAATTTTTATTCACTTAAATGGTTAGCAAAAATTAATAATATTGTTACTTTGTTTAAAGTTGCTGTACCAATATTCATATCTATTGTATTTATTATTTTTTGTTTTTCATTACCAGCTTTAAAGGATGTAAAGGCTGAAGAGTTATCATTTATGCCATTTGGCTTTAATGGTGTATTGGCTGCAGTTTCGGTTGGTGGTATTGCCTACGCGTTTACTGGTTTTAAAACTATTGTAGAATTAGCAGGTAGTACAAAAAATCCTAAGAAATCAATTCCAGTAGCAACGGTCGGAGCCGTTTTGATTTGTTTGGTTATTTTTCTATTTTTGCAGGCGGCTTATTTATTGGTGATGTCAAAATTTGTGCATAACAATGATTGGCAAGGTGTTGTCATGCCAGGGGCTACTTCATCTGGTTTTGGACCATTTGCTGTGATGGCTCAGAGTTTTGGAGTTAAGTGGGTTATGTATCCATTGTACTTCGGAGCTATAGTTTTCCCACTTATGGCTGGTTTAATTTACTTTAGTATTGCAATGAAGTCGTTAGGTGCAATGGTACATAATGGTTATCTACCAAGTATTTTAGGAAAGTTAAGTCCAATTATGCAAAAACCAATTTATGCTATTGGTCTTAATTTCTTGATAGCTTTAGTTATGTTTGCACCATTTCCTGGTTGGAAGGAAATGGCTACTTTCTTAACATCTTTGATAGCTCTTACATATATTACTGGTCCAACATCTACTATGGCACTTAGACATCATTTACCTGATATGCATAGACCATTTAGGCTTAAAGGTGCTTATTTATTATCAACTTTAGGTATGTTTGCAGCTACTTTAGTATTTTTATGGAGTGGTTGGGCAATAGTTTCAAAGGCGGGTATTGCTTTAATTATTGCTTTGGTTATGCTTGGTGTTTATAGAACTTTTAGAAAGGATAGGTCAGAAGAGATTCATTGGAATCTTAGAGAATCTATATGGTTCTGGATATATATAGTTTTAGTAACATTAGTTTCATACTTTAGTTCATTTGGGGGAACTGGAGATTTTGATTTATACTGGAGTTCAGCAATAATTCTTGTGATCAGTTTTATTGTTGTTACTATTGCAAAAAATCTATGCTTACCAGCGGAAGATATGCAAGAAGGAATCAAAAAAGTGGTCAGTGATGATAATTATATCTAA
- a CDS encoding M48 family metallopeptidase — protein MSYKVDIVYKNVKNLKISLSKDGLITVVSPKGITKKEILELLKTKKAWIDKQTQRLQNNQRFDYYNYSLNDGDLIYFLGREYPIRVIQSKHNVVNYYDDYIEFLLNPSVISNREFKLQLLEEFYRDQADIIFNNLVAKYLKITNQEINRVTIKKTKTRWGSCNYIKKTINLNFNLILRDIEAIEYVVLHEIAHLTHPNHSKEFYNYISCYMPDWKVREKRLK, from the coding sequence ATGTCATATAAAGTTGATATAGTCTATAAAAATGTTAAAAATCTTAAAATCTCTTTGAGCAAAGATGGTTTAATTACGGTAGTTTCACCAAAAGGTATTACAAAAAAAGAAATTTTAGAGTTATTGAAAACAAAGAAAGCATGGATAGATAAACAAACTCAAAGATTGCAGAACAATCAAAGATTTGACTACTATAATTATAGTTTGAATGATGGTGATCTTATTTATTTTTTAGGTAGAGAGTATCCTATCCGAGTTATTCAATCAAAGCATAATGTAGTTAATTATTATGATGATTATATTGAATTTCTGTTAAATCCTAGTGTTATCAGTAATAGAGAGTTTAAATTACAACTGCTAGAAGAGTTTTATAGAGATCAGGCAGATATTATTTTCAATAATCTAGTGGCAAAGTATTTAAAAATCACTAATCAAGAAATCAACAGAGTAACTATTAAAAAAACAAAGACTCGTTGGGGATCATGTAATTATATCAAAAAGACAATTAATCTAAACTTTAACCTTATATTAAGAGATATAGAAGCTATAGAATATGTGGTATTACATGAAATAGCTCATTTAACGCATCCAAATCATTCAAAAGAATTTTATAACTATATTTCATGCTATATGCCTGATTGGAAAGTTAGAGAAAAAAGATTAAAATAA
- the alr gene encoding alanine racemase, whose translation MNILKVSKQTLRNNIKIIREYVGNAKICFPIKANAYGHGIEEIVENTHDLVDFFAVANSLEAFRVTAITKKPVLVFGVIYYEYLEKMVSENIRVSIQDHDDIEKLEQIAKELNKKIYVHVNVNTGMNHMGVCCNDVCRTIKRVYDSKWIILEGVYSHLACADNRDHPTNVKQKKRFSEIVDYAKELSQDIICHLSNSYGFLGDKEICYDMVRPGILIYGFLPEFYVERSIREIKPIARLLSKVVKIIELEESDGVGYSMIYRGFDGEKVAVIPIGYGDGFPRELGDRGFVNIDNVMYPIAGRMSMDGLTVSLGHNEHNVKVGDVVELISDIPRNRNSAFLMAKQVNIIEYDIMSTLNDRIIREVI comes from the coding sequence ATGAATATTCTAAAAGTTAGTAAACAAACTTTGAGAAATAACATTAAGATTATTCGAGAGTATGTTGGCAACGCTAAGATATGTTTTCCTATTAAGGCAAATGCTTATGGACATGGTATTGAAGAGATAGTAGAAAATACGCATGATTTAGTTGATTTTTTTGCAGTGGCTAACTCTTTAGAGGCTTTTAGAGTTACTGCTATTACTAAAAAGCCCGTGCTAGTATTTGGAGTAATATACTATGAGTATCTTGAAAAAATGGTCTCTGAAAATATTAGAGTTAGTATTCAGGATCATGATGATATTGAAAAGTTAGAGCAAATAGCAAAAGAGCTTAATAAAAAGATATATGTTCATGTTAATGTAAATACTGGCATGAACCATATGGGTGTTTGTTGCAATGATGTTTGTAGAACTATAAAGAGAGTTTATGATTCTAAATGGATTATACTTGAGGGTGTATATAGCCATTTGGCATGTGCTGATAATAGAGATCATCCAACTAATGTTAAGCAGAAAAAAAGATTTTCAGAAATTGTTGATTATGCTAAAGAGTTATCTCAAGACATAATTTGTCATCTATCGAATTCTTATGGCTTTCTCGGTGACAAAGAAATTTGTTACGATATGGTTAGGCCTGGAATCCTTATTTATGGTTTTCTTCCAGAGTTTTATGTTGAAAGATCAATTAGAGAAATAAAACCTATCGCAAGGTTATTATCAAAAGTAGTTAAGATAATTGAATTAGAAGAGAGTGATGGAGTGGGCTATTCTATGATATACAGAGGTTTCGATGGCGAAAAAGTTGCAGTGATCCCTATTGGTTATGGTGATGGATTTCCAAGAGAACTTGGAGATCGAGGTTTTGTTAATATTGATAATGTAATGTATCCAATTGCTGGTAGAATGAGTATGGACGGTTTGACAGTCTCATTAGGTCATAATGAGCATAATGTTAAAGTTGGAGATGTTGTAGAGTTAATATCTGATATTCCACGCAATAGGAACAGTGCTTTTTTAATGGCTAAACAAGTCAACATCATTGAGTATGACATCATGAGTACGCTAAATGATAGAATTATAAGAGAGGTTATATAA
- a CDS encoding peptide MFS transporter — MQHIEAKHRTKYFISLFLLQLFERFSFFGFFYILIFFCINKLNLTESYASIFAGSFTALCYVLSSLGGFISDKALGVRRTLIAGGICLLLGYSLLATSDMLMNFSIYIGLAMIIVGACLFVPMTLNSVSRLYAGDPAKLDSIYTYFNMANNIGALLGAILIPYLSSADSCGLENRHYGIALGVCACGVLLALGNIFMNKKLFSTIAAPVGKKTLSFQQLVLAIIGIIFFVSVVTGLLYFSILIIIVLVLAVVMIVGYFINITFQQNKEYRLKMLLLLVFIFYATIFFMTYAQKTTSFFLFNVHHVDLNVLGIKLNSQTVPGLLNTSGILIFSPILAIYFNKIGDRLRSTSKFALCLLFAGICYAFLYFVCIFNNPSSKVSFWWEVVAVGVFFSWAEIMATAVGLSLITQLVPTKVRGFCMGMWFLTWAVGIKLGAYVASLYASKDLANSKSALLVGQAKINSYLGYENLFMWIAIVTIVVACSLLVLKNKINNVIYK, encoded by the coding sequence GTGCAGCATATAGAAGCAAAACACAGAACGAAATATTTTATTTCACTGTTTTTATTGCAATTATTTGAAAGGTTCAGTTTTTTTGGTTTCTTTTATATCTTAATATTCTTTTGCATAAATAAGTTAAATCTTACAGAGTCGTATGCTTCAATATTTGCAGGTTCTTTTACTGCTCTTTGTTATGTTTTAAGCTCATTAGGGGGCTTTATTTCTGATAAAGCTTTAGGTGTTAGAAGAACCTTAATAGCTGGTGGTATCTGTTTACTATTAGGTTATTCATTATTAGCAACCAGTGATATGCTAATGAATTTTTCGATTTATATTGGATTGGCAATGATTATTGTTGGAGCATGTTTATTTGTGCCAATGACTTTAAACAGTGTGTCTAGATTATATGCAGGAGATCCAGCAAAGTTAGATTCTATATATACTTATTTTAATATGGCTAACAATATTGGGGCATTATTAGGTGCTATTTTAATACCTTATTTAAGTAGTGCAGATTCATGCGGTTTAGAAAATAGACATTATGGAATTGCTTTAGGGGTGTGCGCTTGTGGAGTGTTATTAGCTCTTGGCAATATATTTATGAATAAGAAATTATTTTCAACAATAGCTGCGCCAGTTGGTAAAAAAACACTTAGTTTTCAGCAGTTAGTTTTAGCTATAATAGGTATAATATTTTTTGTATCAGTAGTTACTGGATTACTTTATTTTAGTATTCTAATTATCATCGTGCTGGTTTTAGCAGTAGTTATGATTGTTGGTTATTTTATAAATATTACTTTTCAGCAGAATAAAGAGTATCGTTTGAAAATGTTACTTTTATTAGTATTTATATTTTACGCAACAATATTTTTTATGACCTATGCTCAAAAAACAACGTCATTTTTCTTATTTAATGTTCATCATGTAGATTTGAATGTTTTAGGTATTAAGCTAAATTCACAAACTGTACCTGGGCTTTTAAATACGTCAGGAATTTTAATTTTCTCTCCAATTCTTGCTATATATTTTAACAAGATAGGTGATAGATTAAGATCAACTAGCAAGTTTGCTTTATGTTTATTATTTGCTGGTATATGTTATGCGTTCTTGTACTTTGTGTGCATATTTAATAATCCTTCTTCAAAAGTGTCATTTTGGTGGGAAGTAGTAGCCGTTGGGGTATTTTTTTCATGGGCTGAGATTATGGCAACAGCTGTTGGTTTATCTTTGATAACTCAACTTGTTCCTACTAAGGTAAGAGGCTTTTGTATGGGAATGTGGTTCTTAACTTGGGCTGTTGGGATCAAGCTTGGTGCATACGTGGCTTCGCTTTATGCTAGTAAAGATTTAGCCAACTCTAAAAGCGCTCTACTAGTTGGTCAAGCTAAAATTAATAGCTATTTGGGATATGAGAATTTGTTTATGTGGATAGCTATAGTTACTATAGTTGTAGCTTGTTCACTTCTAGTTTTAAAAAATAAAATTAATAATGTAATTTATAAATAA
- a CDS encoding L-serine ammonia-lyase, with product MESTFELFSIGVGPSSSHTIGPMRAGCDFMDLYKDKLPETTRVQIDLFGSLALTGKGHKTDYAVVLGLMGFLPESVDIELAKKLYETCLEQKKLNLAQKFEIKFDYDKDLIFHYNEFLPEYSNGMRFSLFNDEDLLCEKEYFSIGGGFIVDKKQIRKDEVPTEIECNKPYRFTDMAELKDICYKENMSIDEIMFENEKTAYGEEYSLNKLAEIWQVMDTSIEKGLTCPEAILPGGLKVRKRAPSMIRKLKEQNIVNTDFNYLNAFAIAVNEQNACGERVVTAPTNGAAGVIPAVLKYYLQTHEIINQQELKEVVNKYLLVCAAIGILYKSGASISAAEVGCQGEVGVACSMAAAGYCALLGGDIESIESAAEIGMEHNLGLTCDPIGGLVQIPCIERNAMGAVQAINAAKLAHLDTGEKRFVGLDYVIKVMYETGLDMSSKYKETSLGGLATNVPVC from the coding sequence ATGGAAAGTACTTTTGAGCTTTTTTCTATTGGTGTTGGGCCATCTTCATCTCACACTATAGGCCCTATGAGAGCTGGATGCGATTTTATGGATTTGTATAAAGATAAGTTACCTGAAACTACTAGAGTCCAGATTGATTTGTTTGGCTCACTAGCTCTTACAGGTAAAGGTCACAAAACAGATTATGCAGTTGTTTTAGGGCTTATGGGCTTTTTGCCTGAATCAGTGGATATTGAATTAGCAAAAAAACTTTATGAAACCTGCTTAGAGCAAAAAAAACTTAATCTAGCTCAAAAGTTTGAAATTAAGTTTGATTATGATAAAGATTTAATATTTCACTATAATGAATTTCTTCCAGAATATTCTAATGGAATGCGTTTTTCATTATTCAATGATGAGGATCTTCTTTGTGAAAAGGAATACTTTTCTATAGGCGGAGGTTTTATTGTTGATAAAAAACAAATAAGAAAAGATGAGGTTCCTACAGAAATAGAATGTAATAAACCTTATAGATTCACAGATATGGCGGAATTAAAAGATATTTGTTATAAAGAGAATATGTCTATTGATGAGATAATGTTTGAGAATGAAAAAACAGCTTATGGAGAAGAGTACTCACTAAATAAATTAGCTGAAATTTGGCAAGTTATGGATACATCTATAGAAAAAGGTTTAACTTGTCCAGAAGCAATACTTCCAGGAGGACTTAAAGTTAGAAAAAGAGCCCCAAGTATGATAAGAAAACTTAAAGAGCAAAATATTGTTAATACCGATTTTAATTATTTGAATGCTTTTGCAATTGCTGTGAATGAGCAAAATGCTTGTGGTGAACGGGTGGTTACTGCACCAACAAATGGAGCTGCTGGAGTGATTCCTGCTGTATTGAAGTATTATTTACAGACTCATGAGATTATTAATCAACAAGAACTTAAAGAAGTGGTTAATAAGTATTTACTTGTATGTGCTGCTATAGGCATTTTATATAAATCAGGAGCATCAATATCTGCTGCAGAAGTTGGATGTCAAGGTGAAGTTGGAGTCGCTTGTTCGATGGCTGCTGCTGGTTATTGTGCACTGCTTGGTGGTGACATTGAGTCAATCGAATCAGCAGCTGAAATAGGTATGGAACATAATCTAGGATTAACTTGTGATCCTATTGGTGGTTTAGTACAGATACCATGTATAGAGCGTAATGCAATGGGAGCAGTGCAGGCTATAAATGCTGCAAAGCTTGCTCATTTAGATACTGGTGAGAAGCGTTTTGTTGGATTAGATTATGTTATCAAAGTTATGTATGAAACAGGCTTAGATATGTCTAGTAAATATAAGGAGACATCTTTAGGCGGTTTGGCTACTAATGTTCCTGTATGTTAA
- a CDS encoding bifunctional metallophosphatase/5'-nucleotidase gives MKKIFSFIIIFFSVVFGYTQDDITVLSLNDFHGQVEPNKDMVGAAKIASFIGDYKKTHPNLVVVAAGDNYQGTGISNISHGNVVNDFFDYMGVKYSAVGNHDFDYGQKWFKHWYEKNGIRFLAANISYKDDSLFDYFYRKYTSQDSLAYIKPFGYETLPSGKTIYFIGLATLETAKTTAEKNISNLKFTDPVTSANKWVKYISNYNMHNLPKPDTIVLLTHIPADQQNSEVFFTKRADLGDESEIYAVVNGVDGISAVLTGHSHKFVNGIKNGVVVEQGESQGKDISVLHYDCHTSDVCKVTLEVINLAQATKNLEPNKDVNNILAKYNNSVKAELDKVITNAPRELSDEAQDGYYNIPLTYTLANIIKGQTASDLALVNSHGVRRSLPQGDITYGMIYETIPFDNMVVTLDIKGSDLLKLIEHSIQSLGDKQVGVLAGLKVSLDSAGNIKDVLIDGKLLNEKQTYKLATIDFLTTGGDGFVFDNIKNYKDSNITIRDMIADYWSKNSADIAQGWQNIVVE, from the coding sequence ATGAAAAAAATATTTAGTTTTATAATAATTTTTTTTAGTGTTGTTTTTGGATATACTCAAGATGATATAACAGTTTTATCTTTAAATGACTTTCATGGTCAAGTTGAGCCCAATAAAGACATGGTTGGAGCAGCAAAGATAGCTAGTTTTATTGGTGATTACAAAAAAACACATCCGAACTTAGTAGTTGTAGCAGCAGGAGATAATTATCAAGGTACTGGCATATCAAATATCTCACATGGTAATGTTGTCAATGATTTCTTTGATTATATGGGAGTTAAGTACTCTGCTGTAGGTAATCATGATTTTGATTATGGTCAAAAGTGGTTTAAGCATTGGTATGAAAAGAATGGTATCAGATTTTTAGCTGCAAACATTAGTTATAAAGATGACTCGCTATTCGATTATTTTTATAGAAAATATACAAGTCAGGATTCTTTGGCTTATATTAAGCCATTTGGTTATGAAACATTGCCTAGTGGTAAAACAATATACTTTATAGGATTAGCGACTCTAGAAACCGCTAAAACTACAGCAGAGAAAAATATTTCTAATCTTAAATTCACAGATCCTGTTACAAGTGCTAACAAATGGGTTAAATATATAAGTAACTATAATATGCATAATCTCCCAAAACCGGATACGATAGTTTTACTTACACATATTCCTGCTGATCAACAAAACTCTGAAGTCTTTTTCACAAAGAGGGCTGATTTAGGCGATGAGTCAGAGATATATGCAGTAGTAAATGGCGTTGATGGTATTTCAGCTGTATTGACTGGACATAGCCATAAATTTGTTAATGGTATTAAAAATGGCGTTGTAGTAGAGCAAGGAGAGAGTCAAGGTAAGGATATAAGTGTCTTGCACTATGATTGCCACACATCAGATGTATGCAAGGTAACTCTAGAGGTTATTAATTTAGCACAAGCAACAAAAAATCTTGAGCCAAATAAGGATGTTAACAATATACTAGCTAAGTATAATAACTCTGTCAAAGCCGAGCTTGATAAGGTCATAACTAATGCCCCTAGAGAGTTGTCAGATGAAGCTCAAGATGGTTATTATAATATTCCCTTAACATATACACTAGCAAATATCATCAAGGGTCAAACAGCTTCTGATTTAGCGCTCGTTAATTCACATGGTGTTAGAAGATCTCTACCTCAAGGTGATATTACTTATGGAATGATCTATGAAACAATACCTTTTGATAATATGGTTGTTACATTAGATATCAAAGGCAGTGATTTGCTTAAGCTTATTGAGCATAGTATACAGTCACTTGGAGATAAACAAGTAGGAGTGCTTGCAGGATTGAAAGTTTCATTGGATAGCGCTGGTAATATAAAAGATGTCTTAATAGATGGTAAACTATTAAATGAAAAGCAAACATATAAGCTTGCAACGATTGATTTTTTAACTACAGGTGGTGATGGTTTTGTATTTGATAATATTAAAAATTATAAAGACAGTAATATTACGATAAGAGATATGATAGCGGATTATTGGTCAAAAAATAGTGCAGATATTGCTCAAGGTTGGCAAAATATAGTAGTAGAATAA